TGTAAGTGTCAAACGCGAAATCCACCGTTCATCATGTTCCATGACCACCGCCACCGCGCATCTCATTCCGGTCCAAAGTCTCACACACGAAATCCACCATTCATTATGTTTTCATGACCACCACGCATCTCATTTACAGACCATTCAACTTTTGCTTTTCCTCTTCCGAAACACAACCCAATTGCAGAGTAAAATCAAATGGCCGCCTCCGCCGGTGCTACGGCCACCTTAGCTCCTCTACTTCTCCGAAACCTCTTCACATCGATCTTCATCTACGCGGACCAGTCTTTATTAAACTTAGCCAGAAAGTGTAAATTCCTGGAATTTCTCCGTTCCTTCCTCATCTccaccttcctcttcttcctgCATCTCctcccttctctttttcctcaAAACCGCACCTCCAAAGCTCCAAAAACTGATCAAAGCTACGTGGCGGCCACCGCAGCTGGCGGCGGTGGCGATTCTGGCATCGCTCGAGCACTTTCTCAGGTGCTGTCCATCGTCAGCGATATCCCCGTCAGCTCCCGCAAGTACGAAGTTGTTCGATCCTTAGCGGAGAGGCTCATCGATGAGAACCTCCAGGAGGGTTTGGAGGCTCTCCGGGAAGTCAACCGGACGGTCCTGTCGGCTTCGTTTGCGAGGACGCTTAATCAGCTTGAAGCCGCCATGGCGGAGCAGCGTGGTGGGGCGGCGGATGGGTATGGACGAGTGGACTACGGGTTGAACCGGGTTTTTAGGGCGGTTAGGTCGGCTGGTGATGTGGCGTGGAGTAGGGTTGGGTGGAGGAGGGAAGAGGTGAGCCAGAAAGGAAGTTCAGCTGAGAAGCTGGCGGCTGAGCTGCTTTGGTTGGCGCAGAAGATGGAGGCTAGTGGGAGTGGTGAGGAGGCGGTCTGTTTGTGGGCATCGGCTTCTAATCTGGCTTGGCTCGCGCTCTCAGCTGAGGCGCGACTACAGGGCTCGTTAGTCAAGGTCTCAGGTACGCAGTTTTACAATTCTATGGTTGAGgaggatattttgaaaattggattttattcCTCTGTGCCGCGGCTGCATTTTTCACCATTGCAAACTCACTCCTATTTGAATAGTGCCAAATAGTTGGCCACAATCAAAAGGTCCGCATGTGTCGATACTCCTAGGACAAGTTTGCTGGGGCTATTTTAACTTTTGcagcaattttaaaaaataattattaaaaaatggtagttgaaatttttttttatagatctACGACAACTTTGGCCATTGCCACGcggaaggtgtcttttgaagagacacctttcacaattttcaaaatcatgatacatatttaaaagaattgaatttaagttaaatgtgtcttttgaagagacattttctatgatttcaaaaaattggatttatattaaaggtgtcttttgaaaagatattttccatgtggcaaaaaatccaatatgtattaaaggtctcttgaaaagacacctttcaaaatttgacaaatttgaatatctcatgaatttgattttaaagttaaagatgtctcttgaagagacaccttccacaattcataaaaaatttaatttatacaaaatgtGTCACTTGAAGaaacactttccacaattccacaattccataaatttcaatatatactaaaggtgtctcttcaagagacaccttctacaattccaaaaaattggatttatactgAAAGGCCACCATGATAGAGGCTAcgttgtggaaagtgtctcttcaagagacaccttcagtataaacccaatttttttttaaattgtggaagagacacctttcacaattcccaaaaaatggaattatactgaaggtgtctcttcgaagagacaccttctataattttaaaaaaaattgggtttatattgaaagtgtctcttcaagagacactttccataaTTTTCATACACcgtagaaaatttcaaatttatgttgaagagagacatctttagctttaaaatcatttccataatttttaatacatattggattttgtggaattgtggaaagtgtcttttcaagagtcacctttaatataaatctaatttttttgaattgtagAAAGtgtcaagagacacctttagtatatattggaatttgtggaattgtggaaagtgtctctccAAGTGACaccttttgtataaattaaaatttttaggaattgtagaaggtgtctctttaagagacacctttaatgcatattggattttttgtcacgtggaaagtgtcttttcaaaagacacctttaatataaatccaattttctggaattgtagaaggtgtctcttcaagaaataCCTTTagcttaaatttaattcttttaaatatgtatcatgattttgaaaattgtggaatgTGCCTATTCAAAAGACACATTCCACATGGCTAAAACTGCCGtagatctatcaatattttcccaactaccattttttaataattatttttaaaaattgctgcaaaagttaaaaaagcccaAGTTTGCTATGACTTCTTAAATCACAATAGGATGAAAAATTTCAAGGTAATATAATGATAGATATTAAACTCTAGGGTTATTGAATGtatataataagatttaagATATCAAATTAGGGTACAaatgaatcataccaaagtatAAGGATGCAAATATTTCAAGATATATACCCGACATCATCTAATTTAGTGAAGCTTTtcgatatttataaaaaaagagtatatttcaatattataaaacCAATCACACATAAAAATACATGAGATTTTAATGTGGTTGACCCACTTCTTATTTCTACACTCTTGATCACGAGCCTAATCACTCTACCAGGCGCctcttattcattttcttatctCTGTCCACCGTGCGTAGCCTTTACTATcccatcttcatctcataaccTTTTCTCCCTTATAAgatttgatatttataaaaatattcctaataactttctttattctacaaagaaattcaagattatagttatatatgaatataaaacatattctatatatatatatatatatatatatatatatatatatatatcaattaaaaatttaatacgCTTTCTAACAATCTCTATCTTGAATCAAATTCCATTAATTCAATCTTCAATTTCTGTATGATGCACACTTTGAGGAAACTTGTCTTAACTAAATCCTTACTCCACACAACTTCCTTGTGTGTCACACTCTTCTCCTATATCATAGTTCCTGTCTTGCACCATGGTATTATTGTGTGTCATAATCCCCCCATGTGTTGtaaatttaaatcattcaaatacTTCATTGTTTTGACCTTCAAGATCTAATAAGTATATAAGAGGAATCACACTTATTCTTAATAATGAAAACATGTTTCTTGTATCACATTCCAATTCTAGGAGAACTTATTCCACTTTCAATCaaacttcatttttataataatttattatactttgttttctttgaCTCTTCCAAAAATCTTCAACCAAAGCTTTGATATCAATTTGTTGTGACAATGAAAGCTTCAACACAAACATGTTAATGTAAGAGCACAAAGATAAAACTAACCACACATAAAATATACATGAGGTTTTAATGTCGTTCGATTAGCCATACCTACATCTATAGATGATAGAAATTATTCCACTATATAATAGATAATGTTACAGAGGACAAAAACTAAATACAACTATTGGATCCTGAAACTTCCCATACTTCTCTACTCATGGTGTTTCCATACTCCATATACCTATACCCTGAACCATGAGTTTCCTCACTCCATTGAGTGTCTCTTATTTTTTCTCAAGTTTTTATTTACCATATATAATATTCATAAGCCTATATCTATCTTATAACTCTTTCCCtcataacctaaaatatttatagagatattcctattaattttccttaatctataagaaaaactaatattataataagataagaatataggaactattttatataatactCTTTGAGAAAACGAATCTATGCTTTgagaatttgagacactttgcAACACTCTTAGTTATGGAAATATTAACCTTTAATGATCAAACTTGCAgtctatttattttcaaatgggAAGGGAACATTTCAATTAATCATGAGCTAATTAAAGTAGATTTACAATTTACATAttgtaattttgttaaaaaaaaaaattatttctatacaTATAAGATTAAGTGAATTGgagattattttgattttttaattaaacatttcCTCATTACAAATCTCAATCATGGCCAATAATGTGAATCCCAATTTGATTAattatctatttcttttattggaacaaaataaaatcattagaATAAATATGTCGATTTTCTATCTATGAATCATCTGATGGAGTTGTGGGAGTCTATACTAGTTTCCTCAAGGCAATCTCTAAGACCAATCTAAGGCAATTATCTTTAAAATGTATCATAAATGAATGTCAAGGTTGATTTACTAATTTAAAGAATAGAATTAATTATCTTCTCAAtgtagattatatatatatatatatatatatatatatatatatatatatatatatatatatatatatatatatatatatatatatatgtataaattcaATCATTCCAAATCTCTTATTTCATGCAAGTCTAGCTTTTAGGTTGAAATTTTATGTAACAGTGACCGAAGAACTATCCATCTTAGAACTGGAAAATAGTGATTAtgataattgaaattaatgCACATATAAGAATCTGATGAATTGTGAATGGACCTTTGTCAAAATTTCATATCTAAGAAAATACCGGTCAAGTATCTTTATGAGGGACCTAGTTTCTATGATAAGTGATTCCTAACTTTTTGGGACAATTCCTTGGccacttttctttcatttcaaccCATATCCTATCCAACTTACCAATCCTCATAAAATCCAAAACTTATTACTATATCTTTTCTACCAAGTTTCCACTTAAGTTGGCTTAAAGATAGTAAGATTATGATTAACCTTGAACAAGAAAAATGTTAACATTAATCAATTATAAGGAAAGATCAACTAGTgcgaaaaaaacaaaaaaatagtgcATCTAAGCTACTCCAAATAAATTGGCTAGAAACCTAGAAAGTGATGTATGATTCTAAGCTAGATAGGTCTCCAAATAGTTATGAACTAAACAATGCCGTTGCTTAAATAACATCATTCCTAGAACATTAAAAGATCTGAATCTTGAGTTACACTTTAATATAAATGTCCTAGGTATAGCTCCTTGAGTTAACAAGCTTAGCGGGTTGGATAAGAAACACATAATCTAGTATGATAGAAGGAGACATACATAGGTAcaaaatattactaaaaatGAACAACCGGCCATCCATATCTAATGCAAATATAAAAATGCAACGACATGGAATGTCAAAGTGCTTAGCCTTATGACTAACAATATCTATCTAAGACTAGAAATGAAATCTAGAATAAGGGCTAAATGTCCAAAGCATAGTCCAATTCATTAAAAACCAAAGCTACTACCCCTTAACTTGGAAGTGACTATACATTAAGACTTTATATTATCAATTCAAGTTCatcgtttttaaaaatgattagagACTGTAATCTTATATTCTTGATCATGGAATTACCTAGAAAGGGGAGGTGGGGGTGAATGGGTAGTCCTTTAAACATTATGTCTAAATGGAATAACTTAAATTAGTAACTTTTAATCCTATttcaaattgattaaaatattatgtcATTTTGGTTATCCCTTTGAAAATTGATATGTGCCTTGATAATCCAAGAAAGTTCATTGAAACATAACACACTAGATATACATGGATTACCTACAAGCTTGCCTTAACCTGTATAGGAGAAACACTATAACTTTGTCAACCAATGAACATtcattaaataagaaagaattgtACACAACTTTATTCATACTAGATGCTTCTAGCTCACAAGTCTTAATAAACCATTACATAgacatatttttcatgtttgtgaTGCAACACATCCTATGCTGCTTATAAGATCGCCTTAAAATCATAGTGAGATTTGATGACTCAAATTGTAAACCTCTTGACTACTAGGAAGTTTGAATTACTCAATTTCTTGCTCGGATTAAGTAGGGTGCATACAAACTATCCTAGGCTTCTCTAAATCTAACATAgtgaaaaaataatagtttaaaaaaCCATAAACATATTAGATTTAGAGATTAAAGTTTCATACCTATGATCTGGATGTCCCTAGATCAGTTTTCCTCTACTAAAGACTTTGAAACCATGGTGGTCGTCATAGAACTTGTCTACCGAATGATCTTCCTTCCAATTTCTCCCTTTATGGGTCTTAGCATGAGAGAAGAGTGGGCTTCTCTCTATCTCTAAAAAGTGGCTACGATTCTTTTCTATTgaatttcagaaaattaaatAGTAAGCCTGAACCCCTAACCCCTAAGAGGGTTTATACTTCCATGTGGGCTTAACTTTTATCTTTTGTGGAACTCATAATGCACCTAAGGCAtctacaatgcaagtgatataggTTGAATACTCACAT
The window above is part of the Vitis riparia cultivar Riparia Gloire de Montpellier isolate 1030 chromosome 12, EGFV_Vit.rip_1.0, whole genome shotgun sequence genome. Proteins encoded here:
- the LOC117927389 gene encoding uncharacterized protein LOC117927389, with protein sequence MAASAGATATLAPLLLRNLFTSIFIYADQSLLNLARKCKFLEFLRSFLISTFLFFLHLLPSLFPQNRTSKAPKTDQSYVAATAAGGGGDSGIARALSQVLSIVSDIPVSSRKYEVVRSLAERLIDENLQEGLEALREVNRTVLSASFARTLNQLEAAMAEQRGGAADGYGRVDYGLNRVFRAVRSAGDVAWSRVGWRREEVSQKGSSAEKLAAELLWLAQKMEASGSGEEAVCLWASASNLAWLALSAEARLQGSLVKVSAHLFKQAKEMGGEEEENIKKEQRRQTNMKMLMSWLPLLCRGSNGIDTPVLSISERAELEKVLEDIIEMLEQEEEQEKVLSLWLHHFTYCPSSDWPNLLASYTRWCTASRKLILLH